Within Bacillus sp. FJAT-45350, the genomic segment CAATCACATTCTTGCTATCTAACATCTTACTTATGTTAAAATAGATAGGAAAAATGTACGAAAGGTGGCTAGCTATGTTTATTCGTAATGAAAACTTCTATACTTTTCGTCGGAACTACCCTGTAGTTACAACTCTTGTAGCCATTCATCTTATTATATTTCTTTGGATGAACATCTTACCCGGTTTAGGGGGCAACTGGATTTATCAAAACGGCGTAGGCTTCAACCCTGCTGTAGCCCAAGGGGAGTACTGGCGCTTATTGACTCCCGTATTTATGCATGTTGGAATTGGGCATGTTTTATTTAATTCATTCTCTCTTGTTCTTTTCGGTCCGGCTCTTGAAAGAATGATAGGGTCTGTGAAGTTTACGATTGTCTATTTATTATCTGGTATTATTGCCAATATTGCCACCTACTATTTAGGGGGGCTAACTTATCCACCACACCTAGGAGCATCAGGAGCAATCTTTGGTCTATTCGGAGTGTATCTCTATATGGTTCTTAATAAAAAAGAATTAATTGATCAAGGAAACTCACAAGTTGTTATGACTATTATGGTCATCGGTTTAGTTATGACCTTCGTAAATACAAACATTAACATATTTGCTCATCTATTTGGATTACTTGGCGGTGCTGCTCTTGCACCTATTTTCTTAATGAAGGCAAAGCCATATTCATATTACAGTCACGTTCACGACCCAGATGAAGTAACCTTTAATCCAAATCGTTGGAAAAGAAGAAGACGGATGAACCCTCAGACAACCCAAAAAATTATCTGGATTGGATTCGGGATTCTTGTTGCTGTCGGTTTAATCGTGAGATTTTTATAAATACGCAAAAAAGCTTTACCTTTAGAGATGTAAGGTAAAGCTTTTTTCTGTTCCTATCATCCTTGGCTACCTTCTTCATTCTTCTTAAGAAAGAACTTTTGCCTAATCCCTCGAACGACAATACCATACTTCGGAGAGAACAAGAATGCTAGAACAAATAAGATCGATGCGACAAGTACAATTGATGCACCTGTTGCTACATCGTA encodes:
- a CDS encoding rhomboid family intramembrane serine protease, which translates into the protein MFIRNENFYTFRRNYPVVTTLVAIHLIIFLWMNILPGLGGNWIYQNGVGFNPAVAQGEYWRLLTPVFMHVGIGHVLFNSFSLVLFGPALERMIGSVKFTIVYLLSGIIANIATYYLGGLTYPPHLGASGAIFGLFGVYLYMVLNKKELIDQGNSQVVMTIMVIGLVMTFVNTNINIFAHLFGLLGGAALAPIFLMKAKPYSYYSHVHDPDEVTFNPNRWKRRRRMNPQTTQKIIWIGFGILVAVGLIVRFL